From a single Nicotiana tabacum cultivar K326 chromosome 8, ASM71507v2, whole genome shotgun sequence genomic region:
- the LOC107804497 gene encoding uncharacterized protein LOC107804497 isoform X2 → MNKLGFARKEKVQQFMAVTGASEKVAIQTMKTHDWHLEGALEAFYNEGNAKVVQEKNRWELLFNKYKDPKADMIMADGISNLCNDLQVEPQDIVMLVLSWHFQAETICEFSKQEFVGGVQSLEIDSLEKFKKKIPFLRSELKDEDTFREIYNFAFDWAKEKDRNMKVISRDVWLQLLEFAKTVDSTLSNYDAEGAWPCLLDEFVEYLIEKGHCAKKSDE, encoded by the exons ATG AACAAGCTGGGGTTTGCGCGCAAGGAGAAAGTTCAGCAATTCATGGCCGTAACTGGGGCAAG TGAGAAAGTTGCTATTCAGACTATGAAGACCCATGATTGGCATCTTGAAGGAGCATTGGAAGCATTCTACAACGAGGGAAATGCTAAGGTAGTTCAGGAGAAAAATCGATGGGAGCTGCTTTTCAATAAATACAAAG ACCCGAAGGCTGACATGATTATGGCTGATGGTATTAGCAACCTCTGCAATGACCTTCAG GTTGAACCTCAGGATATAGTTATG TTGGTGCTTTCATGGCACTTTCAAGCTGAAACCATATGTGAATTCTCCAAGCAGGAGTTCGTTGGTGGAGTACAGTCTCTTGA AATAGATTCATTGGAGAAGTTCAAGAAAAAAATCCCATTTTTGAGATCTGAGCTGAAAGATGAAG ATACTTTCCGTGAAATTTACAACTTTGCTTTTGATTGGGCAAAAGAAAAG GACCGGAATATGAAGGTTATCTCACGTGATGTTTGGCTACAGCTACTGGAATTTGCAAAG ACTGTGGACTCTACATTATCAAACTATGATGCTGAAGGAGCTTGGCCATGTCTTCTTGATGAATTTGTTGAATACTTGATTGAAAAGGGTCATTGTGCGAAAAAGTCGGATGAATGA
- the LOC107804497 gene encoding uncharacterized protein LOC107804497 isoform X1 — MNKLGFARKEKVQQFMAVTGASEKVAIQTMKTHDWHLEGALEAFYNEGNAKVVQEKNRWELLFNKYKDPKADMIMADGISNLCNDLQVEPQDIVMLVLSWHFQAETICEFSKQEFVGGVQSLEIDSLEKFKKKIPFLRSELKDEDTFREIYNFAFDWAKEKGQKSLALETAIGLWQLFFAEMQWPLVEHWCQFLEDRNMKVISRDVWLQLLEFAKTVDSTLSNYDAEGAWPCLLDEFVEYLIEKGHCAKKSDE; from the exons ATG AACAAGCTGGGGTTTGCGCGCAAGGAGAAAGTTCAGCAATTCATGGCCGTAACTGGGGCAAG TGAGAAAGTTGCTATTCAGACTATGAAGACCCATGATTGGCATCTTGAAGGAGCATTGGAAGCATTCTACAACGAGGGAAATGCTAAGGTAGTTCAGGAGAAAAATCGATGGGAGCTGCTTTTCAATAAATACAAAG ACCCGAAGGCTGACATGATTATGGCTGATGGTATTAGCAACCTCTGCAATGACCTTCAG GTTGAACCTCAGGATATAGTTATG TTGGTGCTTTCATGGCACTTTCAAGCTGAAACCATATGTGAATTCTCCAAGCAGGAGTTCGTTGGTGGAGTACAGTCTCTTGA AATAGATTCATTGGAGAAGTTCAAGAAAAAAATCCCATTTTTGAGATCTGAGCTGAAAGATGAAG ATACTTTCCGTGAAATTTACAACTTTGCTTTTGATTGGGCAAAAGAAAAG GGTCAGAAATCTTTGGCCTTGGAAACGGCAATTGGGTTGTGGCAGTTATTCTTTGCAGAAATGCAGTGGCCATTGGTTGAGCATTGGTGTCAGTTTCTCGAG GACCGGAATATGAAGGTTATCTCACGTGATGTTTGGCTACAGCTACTGGAATTTGCAAAG ACTGTGGACTCTACATTATCAAACTATGATGCTGAAGGAGCTTGGCCATGTCTTCTTGATGAATTTGTTGAATACTTGATTGAAAAGGGTCATTGTGCGAAAAAGTCGGATGAATGA
- the LOC142163374 gene encoding uncharacterized protein LOC142163374, giving the protein MTETKPTVDVIPVMSKITENKFMGSNYMDWSKTIRLYLRSIDKENHLVDDPPKDETKSVWLKEDAKLFLQIKNSMHSEVNDLVSHCDYVKDLMDYLDFLYSGKGNLSRIYDVCQAFYHPSMQDRSLTTYFSEFKKVYDELNVILPFSPDVKVQQAQREQLAVMSFLSGLSPEFEGAKSQILSGTVISSLKEAFTRVLRTEKSHPGPTATIDSGALLSCVQKNRSHSNRNRSSDSRDLKQGEVECFYCHELGHTIRYCVKLQNKNKRSQYANIATSETISPSQSSSPPINTIPESGKTTKCLLSSSSKCVIDSGATDHMTGSGTVNPTSSLSLSSVLNLPDFSFNLISDLTTKQIIGKGSESGGLYVIESQVTKLDPKALKCVFLGYSHLQKGYRCYSPDLKRYLVSADVTFHENYPFFSSYVYNSSEEEDDTLVYTVTHPVSSPTPLPQSPVSLDRPSEQPHVLRVYTRRQQTSEPDPLPTSTSSVDPTSCVSDPSLDLPIAIRKGTRQCTYPISSFVSYDHLYTSSSSFIASLDSARIPKTIREALSHPGWHDAMIEEMMALDENGTWELADLPTNKKAIGCKWVFAVKFNSDGTVACLKAHLVAKGYAQTYGVDYLDTFSPVAKLASV; this is encoded by the exons ATGACTGAAACGAAACCTACCGTTGATGTCATTCCAGTTATGTCCAAAATTACGGAGAATAAGTTCATGGGTTCCAATTACATGGATTGGAGTAAGACGATTCGTCTCTATTTGCGGAGCATCGACAAAGAGAACCACTTGGTTGATGATCCACCCAAGGATGAGACTAAATCAGTCTGGTTAAAGGAGGATGCAAAATTGTTTCTCCAAATCAAGAATTCGATGCACAGTGAGGTAAATGATCTAGTTTCTCATTGTGATTATGTGAAGGATCTAATGGATTATTTAGATTTTTTGTACTCTGGCAAAGGAAACTTGTCTCGCATATATGATGTGTGCCAGGCATTTTACCATCCATCCATGCAAGATCGCTCTCTCACCACTTACTTCTCAGAGTTTAAGAAGGTGTATGATGAGCTTAATGTTATATTGCCGTTTAGTCCAGATGTGAAGGTACAACAGGCTCAGCGTGAACAACTGGCGGTCATGAGTTTCCTTTCTGGTCTTTCTCCCGAATTTGAAGGGGCCAAATCGCAGATTTTATCTGGGACTGTTATCTCTTCCTTGAAAGAGGCCTTTACAAGAGTGTTGCGTACGGAAAAGTCTCATCCAGGTCCGACAGCCACGATTGATAGTGGTGCTCTGCTTAGCTGCGTCCAAAAGAATAGGAGTCATAGTAATCGCAATCGGAGTAGCGATAGTCGAGACCTAAAGCAAGGGGAAGTTGAATGTTTTTATTGTCATGAGCTCGGTCATACCATACGTTATTGTGTGAAGCTTCAGAATAAGAACAAAAGATCTCAGTATGCCAACATCGCCACTTCCGAGACTATTTCACCATCTCAGTCATCATCTCCTCCTATCAATACTATCCCCGAGTCAGGTAAAACCACTAAGTGTCTCCTCTCTTCGTCATCCAAATGTGTCATTGATTCTGGTGCCACAGATCATATGACAG GATCTGGCACTGTTAACCCAACATCTTCTCTTTCCCTTAGTTCCGTCTTAAATTTGCCTGATTTTTCTTTCAATCTAATATCT GATCTTACGACGAAGCAGATTATTGGTAAAGGTTCTGAGTCTGGGGGTCTCTATGTTATTGAATCACAG GTAACTAAATTAGATCCAAAGGCCCTTAAGTGTGTGTTCTTAGGGTACTCACATCTTCAGAAAGGCTATCGGTGTTATTCTCCAGATCTCAAAAGGTACTTAGTGTCTGCCGATGTCACATTCCATGAAAATTATCCGTTCTTTTCTTCATATGTTTATAATAGTTCTGAGGAAGAAGATGATACTTTGGTCTACACTGTCACACATCCAGTTAGTTCTCCAACACCTCTTCCTCAGTCACCCGTTTCCCTCGATCGACCATCCGAGCAGCCACATGTTCTTCGTGTGTATACCAGGCGACAACAAACCTCAGAACCCGATCCTTTACCTACTTCTACTTCGTCGGTAGATCCAACCTCCTGTGTTTCAGATCCTAGTTTGGATCTTCCTATTGCCATTCGCAAAGGTACACGACAATGTACTTATCCTATTTCTTCTTTTGTGTCTTATGACCATTTGTATACTTCTTCTAGCTCGTTTATTGCATCATTAGATTCTGCTAGGATACCTAAAACTATTCGTGAAGCATTGTCCCACCCAGGTTGGCATGATGCAATGATAGAAGAGATGATGGCTTTAGATGAGAATGGTACTTGGGAGTTGGCTGATCTGCCCACTAACAAAAAGGCTATTGGGTGCAAGTGGGTATTTGCTGTTAAGTTTAACTCCGATGGGACAGTAGCTTGCCTTAAGGCACACCTTGTTGCAAAAGGGTATGCACAGACCTATGGAGTCGACTATTTGGATACTTTTTCCCCGGTCGCCAAGTTAGCTTCTGTTTGA